The DNA region AGCTGGGGCTGACCGGACGGCTCGCGGGGAAGGCCTCGGACCGGGTCAAGGCGGTGCGGCTGCGCGGCGAGCTGTCGCAGGGGATCGTGTGCCGGCCGAAGGCGCTCGACGGGGTGGACCTGGAGCGGGCGGCGAAGGACGGCACGGACTTCGCGGAGCTGCTCGGGATCGTCAAGTGGGCGCCGCCGGTGCCGCCGACGATGAGCGGTGAGGTGGAGGCGGCGCCGGACCTGCTGCCCTGGGTGGACATCGAGAACCTGCACCGCTTTCCGGACATCTTCACGCCCGGCGAGCCGGTGGTCCTCACCGAGAAGCTGCACGGCACGGCCTGCCTGGTCACCTACCTCGCCGCGGAGGGCCGGACGCTCGTCTCCTCCAAGGGCTTCGGGGCGAAGGGCCTCGCACTGAAGGAGGACCCGCGCAACCTGTACTGGCGCGCGATACACGGCCATGGTCTGTCCGCCGTCGCGGCCCGGCTCGCGGCGCGCCTCGGGGCCTCCCGGGTCGGCCTGTTCGGCGAGGTGTACGGGGCGGGGGTGCAGGACCTGGCGTACGGGGCGAACGCCCGCGCCGAGGACGGTGTCGGCTTCGCGCTGTTCGACCTCGCGGCCGAGGTCGACGGGCAGGTGCGCTGGCTGGACCCGGCCGAGGTGCTGGAGCCGGGCGAGCTGCCCCTCGTACCGCGGCTGCACACCGGCCCGTACGACCTGGACACCGTCCTCGCGCTGGCGAGCGGCCGCGAGACGGTCTCCGGGCGCGAGCTGCATCTGCGCGAGGGTGTGGTGATCCGCCCGGTGACCGAGCGGCACAGCCCGGTGGTCGGCGGCCGCGCGATCGCGAAGGCGGTCAGCCCGGCGTATCTGACCCGCAAGGGCGGCACCGAGTACGAGTGACGCCGGCCGACCGGCCGCACAGACCGAGCGGGGCCCGCCCACGGGGGTGGTGGGCCCCGCTCTCTCATGTCTCCCGCGCGTCCCGGCGGCTACCCGTCCCGGCGCTCCGGCATCAGGCGGGAGCCGGTGAGCCGCTCGCCGAAGACGTCGTCGGGGTTGGACAGGACGCAGTTCTCCAGGGACAGGCAGCCGCAGCCGATGCAGTCGGTGAGATGGTCCCGGAGCCGGCCCAGCTGTGTGATCCGCTCGTCGAGCTCGGCCCGCCAGTCCGCCGAGAGCCGCGCCCAGTCGTCACGGGTCGGCGTGCGTTCCTCGGGCAGCCGGGCGAGCGCGTCGCGGACGGTGGCGAGGGGGATGCCGACCCGCTGCGCGGCCCGGATGAAGGCGACCCGGCGCAGGATGTCCCGTCCGTAGCGGCGCTGGTTGCCGCTGGTGCGGCGGCTGCTGATCAGGCCCTTCGCCTCGTAGAAGTGGAGGGCGGAGACGGCCGCGCCGCTGCGCGCGGACAGCTGGCCGACGGTGAGTTCGTGGATCTTCTCGGGAATCTGCGGCACTCGTCCGAGCCTAGTCCGTTGACACGGACCCACCCCGACCCACAACATGCTAAGCAGTCGCTTAGAGACGTGCGCGAGCATGGCATCAGAGAGGGAGCGGAACATGGCCGAGCCGAGGATCTTCACCTCCGCCGAGGAACTGCGCGCCGGGGTCGGCGAGCAGCTGGGACACAGCGACTGGCTGGAGATCGAGCAGAAGCGGATCGACCAGTTCGCCGACGCCACCGGCGACCACCAGTGGATCCATGTCGACCCGGAGCGCGCCGCCGGCGGCCCGTTCGGGAAGACCATCGCCCACGGCTATCTGACCCTGTCGCTGCTGCCCACCCTGGTGCCGCAGATCATGCGGGTCGAGGGCATGAAGATGGGCCTCAACTACGGCACCAACAAGGTGCGGTTCCCCGCCCCGGTGCCGGTCGGCTCGCGGCTGCGGGCCACCGCCGTGCTCACCGAGGTGACGGAGGCCGGCGGCGGCGTGCAGGTGACGGCGACGGTGACCGTGGAGCGCGAGGGCGGCGACAAGCCGGTCTGCGTCGCGGAGTCGGTCTCGCGCTACTACTTCTGAACCGCCGGACCGCCGCCGGACCGCCGGACTACTGCTGGACCGGCGGACTAACCCTGCGGCGCCGGCGCCTGGGCGCCGACCATCCTGAGCACGAGGCCGGCGTAGAGCGCGCCGACCTCGTCGGCCGTGTGCCGGCCCTGGGTGTTGAACCAGCG from Streptomyces fradiae includes:
- a CDS encoding RNA ligase (ATP); its protein translation is MSTLRVTAETLTVHEHPNADALELAQVGLYRAVVAKGSYRTGDVALYIPEQAVLPAPLVDELGLTGRLAGKASDRVKAVRLRGELSQGIVCRPKALDGVDLERAAKDGTDFAELLGIVKWAPPVPPTMSGEVEAAPDLLPWVDIENLHRFPDIFTPGEPVVLTEKLHGTACLVTYLAAEGRTLVSSKGFGAKGLALKEDPRNLYWRAIHGHGLSAVAARLAARLGASRVGLFGEVYGAGVQDLAYGANARAEDGVGFALFDLAAEVDGQVRWLDPAEVLEPGELPLVPRLHTGPYDLDTVLALASGRETVSGRELHLREGVVIRPVTERHSPVVGGRAIAKAVSPAYLTRKGGTEYE
- the soxR gene encoding redox-sensitive transcriptional activator SoxR — protein: MPQIPEKIHELTVGQLSARSGAAVSALHFYEAKGLISSRRTSGNQRRYGRDILRRVAFIRAAQRVGIPLATVRDALARLPEERTPTRDDWARLSADWRAELDERITQLGRLRDHLTDCIGCGCLSLENCVLSNPDDVFGERLTGSRLMPERRDG
- a CDS encoding MaoC family dehydratase, producing MAEPRIFTSAEELRAGVGEQLGHSDWLEIEQKRIDQFADATGDHQWIHVDPERAAGGPFGKTIAHGYLTLSLLPTLVPQIMRVEGMKMGLNYGTNKVRFPAPVPVGSRLRATAVLTEVTEAGGGVQVTATVTVEREGGDKPVCVAESVSRYYF